In a genomic window of Lepisosteus oculatus isolate fLepOcu1 chromosome 5, fLepOcu1.hap2, whole genome shotgun sequence:
- the LOC107076683 gene encoding olfactory receptor 52E8-like yields MLRLSGLNTTRTNKYIFFSFTLLVYLSITFVNLTLIVTILLEKSLHQPLYIFVCNLCVNGLYGTAGFYPKLLADFLSDSHVISYSGCLIQVFVIYSSRLCEIANITVMAYDRYVAICRPLQYNSVMTPLLISKLIPFAWIYPSFSMILSILLTVRLPLCGNRIEKLYCENWSVVKLSCIPSTYSLVYGYIQIPMFFAPVIYVFYSYGQIIVACRRSQKNQIKFMNTCLPHLLTFTNFIIALLFDALHSRYGTSDMPLSLRNVMSLEFLIIPPLFNPIIYGLKLHQIRRRVYNIFRCHKIAQS; encoded by the coding sequence ATGTTAAGACTCTCAGGACTGAACACTACAagaacaaataaatatatatttttttctttcactttgttgGTCTATCTTTCTATCACTTTTGTTAATTTGACACTTATTGTGACCATCCTTCTGGAGAAATCTCTACATCAACCATTGTATATCTTTGTTTGCAATTTatgtgttaatggactgtatgGAACTGCTGGTTTCTATCCAAAACTGTTGGCTGACTTTCTCTCGGACTCTCATGTGATCTCATACAGTGGATGCTTGATTCAAGTCTTTGTGATTTACTCCTCTCGTTTATGTGAAATAGCTAACATAACTGTAATGGCTTATGACCGTTATGTAGCAATATGTAGGCCTTTACAATATAATTCAGTTATGACTCCTcttctaataagtaaattaattCCTTTTGCTTGGATTTATCCTTCTTTTTCAATGATATTATCCATTTTGTTGACTGTCAGGCTACCTTTATGTGGAAATCGCATTGAAAAACTTTACTGTGAAAATTGGTCAGTGGTGAAACTGTCCTGCATACCATCTACATATAGTCTTGTGTATGGATATATTCAGATTCCAATGTTTTTTGCACCTGTGATTTATGTCTTTTATTCCTATGGACAGATAATTGTTGCCTGCAGAAGATCTCAGAAGAACCAAATTAAATTTATGAACACCTGTCTGCCACACCTTCTAACCTTTACCAACTTCATCATTGCCTTGCTCTTTGATGCACTGCACAGTAGATATGGCACAAGTGACATGCCCCTGTCTCTTCGTAACGTTATGTCACTAGAATTTCTAATCATCCCTCCTCTTTTCAATCCCATCATTTATGGTTTAAAATTACACCAGATCAGGAGAAGAGTTTACAACATATTTAGGTGTCACAAAATTGCTCAGAGCTAG